One window of Carassius auratus strain Wakin chromosome 17, ASM336829v1, whole genome shotgun sequence genomic DNA carries:
- the LOC113117778 gene encoding rho GTPase-activating protein 11A-like isoform X2 — protein MSSRFKSVVMKVLQRNVVRLAVVQHLRSVYGIKIKNWNKNRNKQTPANTMKVFGVALEGLPHCHVLDYGDVPCFIADVCTSLLEHLDTEGLFRKSGSVVRVKSLRARLEQGEDCLSTALPLDVAGLLKQFFRELPEPVLTPDLHSAFLKAQELPTDEERTSATVLLSCVLPDRNLNTLRYFFSFLKSVSHRCAENKMDSSNLSVIFAPNLFHCGDGGDKMSSSTEKRLKHQAAAVQRLIDNAQHLGVVPRFLMEKVPVMLGCDAGVFSPSSVSLEDSNAHSDLKKSNRRSLGVFSKATPVIMTPNSKRKLPVESTHTYGFSSKKHRSIKKNLGLELFPNALFGGASTPGSAHSAAGALDSSHSGLLSSVGRNTRVSSSSAKRTSRRLRDRRAESGKAGCFSPRVAKKEPVRKSLRLRFSLGKSSRESNVITHSQLGPKRSEVIGFRLATQESSGFHFTKELSPAVLNQSPSKGSKFISKSEDNLLTPQCDTTDHRSSWSRDTPDVDLSFPRDSFCETPMSLCVKSSSRSEPTIILSKPVLPKSLCCDDSALDSSSEERSHTGPTLLKIKQAFGGSDSDLHSIVTQQNHEEPQDSACANSEVAETRSVSDSSRLNDHNVTFGQIEIVPLSPLHIDSALFDSGPKRFVDTSPDTSLCLENESNAFLKNVSGDCSQLVDALDIQSPVAFRLETSNRVQSTPYATRSQTNANTSLPSELKESLVTDKTDEDQAEMQLNPTGANEARRMRVAEQIKRFNMMTLNSPQTKVVRSPLKLQRTPVRQSVRRINSLIGGRKDTRMGWCSASQRKTVSLESGLQTSSKPKPPVPPEKPAIKALEDVTNKAPKTKCDTLSANKNAANEHPKSILLQVSENDASYYRGSPKNPVTEGRLLSAMKPIDL, from the exons TTTTATAGCAGATGTTTGTACGAGTCTCCTGGAGCATCTGGACACCGAGGGGCTCTTCAGGAAGTCTGGTTCTGTCGTGCGGGTCAAGAGCCTCAGG GCCCGACTGGAGCAGGGCGAGGACTGTCTGTCCACTGCTCTCCCGCTGGACGTCGCTGGACTTCTGAAGCAGTTTTTCCGGGAGCTTCCCGAACCGGTTCTGACCCCTGACCTCCACAGTGCTTTCCTGAAAGCCCAGGAGCTGCCCACGGATGAGGAGAGGACCTCGGCCACGGTCCTGCTGTCCTGTGTGCTGCCCGACAGGAATCTAAACACACTGCGGTACTTCTTCAGTTTCCTGAAGAGCGTCTCCCATCG ATGTGCTGAGAATAAGATGGACAGCAGTAATCTGTCGGTCATCTTCGCTCCTAATCTCTTTCACTGTGGAGACGGCGGGGACAAGATGAGCAGCAGCACAGAGAAGAGACTCAAGCATCAGGCAGCGGCCGTGCAGCGGCTCATAGACAACGCTCAACACctcg GTGTGGTTCCTCGGTTCCTGATGGAGAAGGTTCCAGTCATGTTGGGTTGTGATGCTGGAGTGTTTTCTCCATCGTCTGTGTCTCTAGAAGACAGTAACGCTCACTCAGACCTGAAGAAGAGCAACAGACGCAGTTTAGGAG TTTTCTCCAAAGCCACTCCTGTCATCATGACTCCGAACTCCAAGCGTAAGCTTCCTGTCGAGTCGACACACACTTACGGGTTCTCGAGCAAGAAACACAGGTCTATCAAGAAGAACCTGGGCCTGGAGCTGTTCCCGAACGCTCTGTTTGGAGGAGCGTCTACACCTGGATCAG CACACAGCGCAGCAGGAGCTCTGGACTCGTCTCACAGCGGTTTACTGTCGTCTGTGGGCAGAAACACTCGAGTGTCCAGCAGCTCGGCCAAGAGGACGAGCAGACGACTGAGAGACCGCag AGCTGAATCGGGGAAGGCCGGCTGTTTCTCGCCCAGAGTTGCTAAGAAAGAGCCTGTGAGGAAATCTCTGCGTCTGCGCTTCAGTTTGGGCAAATCCAGCCGAGAGTCT AACGTCATCACACATTCACAACTGGGGCcgaagaggtcagaggtcataggTTTTCGCCTAGCAACACAAGAGAGTTCTGGGTTTCACTTCACCAAGGAGCTCAGTCCGGCTGTTTTGAACCAGAGTCCCTCGAAAG GCTCCAAGTTCATCAGTAAATCTGAGGATAACCTTCTGACGCCGCAGTGTGATACTACAGACCACCGGAGCTCATGGAGCAGAGACACTCCTGACGTCGACCTGAGCTTCCCGAGGGATTCCTTCTGTGAGACTCCCATGAGCCTCTGTGTGAAGAGCAGCTCTCGCTCCGAGCCAACCATCATCCTGAGCAAACCTGTTCTTCCCAAGAGCCTCTGCTGCGACGACAGCGCCTTGGACTCGTCCAGTGAAGAGCGCTCTCACACCGGACCCACGCTACTGAAGATCAAACAAGCTTTCGGTGGATCTGACAGTGACCTCCACAGCATCGTCACACAGCAGAACCACGAGGAACCGCAAGACAGCGCTTGTGCAAACTCTGAGGTGGCCGAAACCAGATCAGTGTCTGATTCCAGCCGGTTGAATGATCACAATGTGACGTTCGGTCAAATCGAGATTGTTCCTTTGTCTCCTCTACATATAGACAGCGCTCTGTTTGACAGCGGACCAAAACGGTTTGTGGACACCAGCCCTGACACGTCTCTTTGTCTTGAAAATGAAAGCAATGCTTTCCTAAAAAATGTCTCTGGAGACTGCAGTCAACTGGTCGACGCTTTAGACATCCAGAGTCCCGTGGCTTTCAGACTGGAGACGTCCAATAGAGTTCAATCAACTCCGTATGCAACAAGATCCCAAACGAATGCCAATACGTCTCTACCTAGCGAGCTCAAAGAGTCTTTAGTAACAGATAAGACCGACGAAGATCAAGCGGAGATGCAACTGAACCCTACCGGAGCCAATGAAGCTCGCCGAATGAGAGTCGCCGAACAGATTAAACGCTTCAACATGATGACGCTGAATTCACCCCAAACCAAAGTGGTCCGATCTCCTCTGAAGCTCCAGCGCACGCCGGTCCGGCAGTCGGTCAGGAGGATCAACTCTCTGATCGGAGGCCGGAAGGACACAAGGATGGGTTGGTGCTCCGCCAGTCAGAGGAAGACTGTGAGTTTAGAAAGTGGTTTGCAAACATCCTCGAAACCCAAACCTCCAGTTCCTCCGGAGAAACCAGCGATCAAAGCGCTGGAAGACGTCACCAATAAGGCACCAAAGACCAAGTGTGACACCCTCTCAGCCAATAAGAACGCTGCAAATGAACATCCCAAATCTATCCTGCTTCAAGTTTCTGAAAACGATGCAAGTTACTACAGAGGTTCACCTAAAAACCCTGTAACTGAGGGAAGGCTGCTGTCAGCGATGAAACCCATTGATCTATAA
- the LOC113117778 gene encoding rho GTPase-activating protein 11A-like isoform X1, translating into MSSRFKSVVMKVLQRNVVRLAVVQHLRSVYGIKIKNWNKNRNKQTPANTMKVFGVALEGLPHCHVLDYGDVPCFIADVCTSLLEHLDTEGLFRKSGSVVRVKSLRARLEQGEDCLSTALPLDVAGLLKQFFRELPEPVLTPDLHSAFLKAQELPTDEERTSATVLLSCVLPDRNLNTLRYFFSFLKSVSHRCAENKMDSSNLSVIFAPNLFHCGDGGDKMSSSTEKRLKHQAAAVQRLIDNAQHLGVVPRFLMEKVPVMLGCDAGVFSPSSVSLEDSNAHSDLKKSNRRSLGDMVNGALNRFKTSRTPTHTPQSDGAGGVFSKATPVIMTPNSKRKLPVESTHTYGFSSKKHRSIKKNLGLELFPNALFGGASTPGSAHSAAGALDSSHSGLLSSVGRNTRVSSSSAKRTSRRLRDRRAESGKAGCFSPRVAKKEPVRKSLRLRFSLGKSSRESNVITHSQLGPKRSEVIGFRLATQESSGFHFTKELSPAVLNQSPSKGSKFISKSEDNLLTPQCDTTDHRSSWSRDTPDVDLSFPRDSFCETPMSLCVKSSSRSEPTIILSKPVLPKSLCCDDSALDSSSEERSHTGPTLLKIKQAFGGSDSDLHSIVTQQNHEEPQDSACANSEVAETRSVSDSSRLNDHNVTFGQIEIVPLSPLHIDSALFDSGPKRFVDTSPDTSLCLENESNAFLKNVSGDCSQLVDALDIQSPVAFRLETSNRVQSTPYATRSQTNANTSLPSELKESLVTDKTDEDQAEMQLNPTGANEARRMRVAEQIKRFNMMTLNSPQTKVVRSPLKLQRTPVRQSVRRINSLIGGRKDTRMGWCSASQRKTVSLESGLQTSSKPKPPVPPEKPAIKALEDVTNKAPKTKCDTLSANKNAANEHPKSILLQVSENDASYYRGSPKNPVTEGRLLSAMKPIDL; encoded by the exons TTTTATAGCAGATGTTTGTACGAGTCTCCTGGAGCATCTGGACACCGAGGGGCTCTTCAGGAAGTCTGGTTCTGTCGTGCGGGTCAAGAGCCTCAGG GCCCGACTGGAGCAGGGCGAGGACTGTCTGTCCACTGCTCTCCCGCTGGACGTCGCTGGACTTCTGAAGCAGTTTTTCCGGGAGCTTCCCGAACCGGTTCTGACCCCTGACCTCCACAGTGCTTTCCTGAAAGCCCAGGAGCTGCCCACGGATGAGGAGAGGACCTCGGCCACGGTCCTGCTGTCCTGTGTGCTGCCCGACAGGAATCTAAACACACTGCGGTACTTCTTCAGTTTCCTGAAGAGCGTCTCCCATCG ATGTGCTGAGAATAAGATGGACAGCAGTAATCTGTCGGTCATCTTCGCTCCTAATCTCTTTCACTGTGGAGACGGCGGGGACAAGATGAGCAGCAGCACAGAGAAGAGACTCAAGCATCAGGCAGCGGCCGTGCAGCGGCTCATAGACAACGCTCAACACctcg GTGTGGTTCCTCGGTTCCTGATGGAGAAGGTTCCAGTCATGTTGGGTTGTGATGCTGGAGTGTTTTCTCCATCGTCTGTGTCTCTAGAAGACAGTAACGCTCACTCAGACCTGAAGAAGAGCAACAGACGCAGTTTAGGAG ACATGGTTAATGGAGCTCTGAATAGGTTTAAAACTAGTAGAACCCCAACACATACGCCTCAGTCTGATGGAGCAGGTGGAG TTTTCTCCAAAGCCACTCCTGTCATCATGACTCCGAACTCCAAGCGTAAGCTTCCTGTCGAGTCGACACACACTTACGGGTTCTCGAGCAAGAAACACAGGTCTATCAAGAAGAACCTGGGCCTGGAGCTGTTCCCGAACGCTCTGTTTGGAGGAGCGTCTACACCTGGATCAG CACACAGCGCAGCAGGAGCTCTGGACTCGTCTCACAGCGGTTTACTGTCGTCTGTGGGCAGAAACACTCGAGTGTCCAGCAGCTCGGCCAAGAGGACGAGCAGACGACTGAGAGACCGCag AGCTGAATCGGGGAAGGCCGGCTGTTTCTCGCCCAGAGTTGCTAAGAAAGAGCCTGTGAGGAAATCTCTGCGTCTGCGCTTCAGTTTGGGCAAATCCAGCCGAGAGTCT AACGTCATCACACATTCACAACTGGGGCcgaagaggtcagaggtcataggTTTTCGCCTAGCAACACAAGAGAGTTCTGGGTTTCACTTCACCAAGGAGCTCAGTCCGGCTGTTTTGAACCAGAGTCCCTCGAAAG GCTCCAAGTTCATCAGTAAATCTGAGGATAACCTTCTGACGCCGCAGTGTGATACTACAGACCACCGGAGCTCATGGAGCAGAGACACTCCTGACGTCGACCTGAGCTTCCCGAGGGATTCCTTCTGTGAGACTCCCATGAGCCTCTGTGTGAAGAGCAGCTCTCGCTCCGAGCCAACCATCATCCTGAGCAAACCTGTTCTTCCCAAGAGCCTCTGCTGCGACGACAGCGCCTTGGACTCGTCCAGTGAAGAGCGCTCTCACACCGGACCCACGCTACTGAAGATCAAACAAGCTTTCGGTGGATCTGACAGTGACCTCCACAGCATCGTCACACAGCAGAACCACGAGGAACCGCAAGACAGCGCTTGTGCAAACTCTGAGGTGGCCGAAACCAGATCAGTGTCTGATTCCAGCCGGTTGAATGATCACAATGTGACGTTCGGTCAAATCGAGATTGTTCCTTTGTCTCCTCTACATATAGACAGCGCTCTGTTTGACAGCGGACCAAAACGGTTTGTGGACACCAGCCCTGACACGTCTCTTTGTCTTGAAAATGAAAGCAATGCTTTCCTAAAAAATGTCTCTGGAGACTGCAGTCAACTGGTCGACGCTTTAGACATCCAGAGTCCCGTGGCTTTCAGACTGGAGACGTCCAATAGAGTTCAATCAACTCCGTATGCAACAAGATCCCAAACGAATGCCAATACGTCTCTACCTAGCGAGCTCAAAGAGTCTTTAGTAACAGATAAGACCGACGAAGATCAAGCGGAGATGCAACTGAACCCTACCGGAGCCAATGAAGCTCGCCGAATGAGAGTCGCCGAACAGATTAAACGCTTCAACATGATGACGCTGAATTCACCCCAAACCAAAGTGGTCCGATCTCCTCTGAAGCTCCAGCGCACGCCGGTCCGGCAGTCGGTCAGGAGGATCAACTCTCTGATCGGAGGCCGGAAGGACACAAGGATGGGTTGGTGCTCCGCCAGTCAGAGGAAGACTGTGAGTTTAGAAAGTGGTTTGCAAACATCCTCGAAACCCAAACCTCCAGTTCCTCCGGAGAAACCAGCGATCAAAGCGCTGGAAGACGTCACCAATAAGGCACCAAAGACCAAGTGTGACACCCTCTCAGCCAATAAGAACGCTGCAAATGAACATCCCAAATCTATCCTGCTTCAAGTTTCTGAAAACGATGCAAGTTACTACAGAGGTTCACCTAAAAACCCTGTAACTGAGGGAAGGCTGCTGTCAGCGATGAAACCCATTGATCTATAA